The proteins below are encoded in one region of Methylobacillus flagellatus KT:
- a CDS encoding energy transducer TonB — MSTESALARLSKEQYIEGQLSQTSTRNLVPKRTPRTPDAQHFSVKALIVTILVHAAVFTALIIASTREPHREESAPPIMVSLVQSPEPVPEVAITEPEPQPTPKPPQPKPKPKPKPKVVDKPVPIEAPQPVEQVEEVREEVSEPQPQEAQQAPSQAPVQDAPVVAERIEPVPPPEPKEQPIPEVAISGVSYSHQEIPVYPAMSRRLGEQGVVMLRILISETGVPESIEIESSSGSERLDKAALEATKKSRFNPYKRNNKPMKVSVIAPVRFSIAD; from the coding sequence ATGTCCACTGAATCTGCACTGGCACGTCTTTCAAAAGAGCAATATATTGAGGGGCAATTGAGTCAGACATCAACTCGCAATCTAGTTCCAAAGCGGACTCCCAGGACACCAGACGCACAGCACTTTTCTGTCAAGGCGTTGATTGTCACTATCTTGGTTCATGCCGCAGTGTTTACCGCATTGATCATTGCTTCCACCCGTGAGCCTCACCGGGAAGAGTCCGCGCCGCCTATCATGGTCAGTCTGGTACAGAGCCCAGAGCCTGTGCCTGAGGTAGCGATTACTGAACCGGAGCCTCAGCCTACACCTAAGCCGCCCCAGCCCAAGCCGAAACCAAAGCCCAAACCCAAGGTAGTGGATAAGCCTGTCCCCATTGAGGCTCCACAGCCTGTGGAGCAGGTGGAGGAGGTCAGGGAGGAGGTGTCGGAGCCACAACCGCAGGAAGCGCAGCAGGCCCCTTCGCAGGCGCCAGTCCAAGATGCGCCAGTGGTTGCTGAAAGGATAGAGCCGGTGCCGCCGCCAGAGCCAAAAGAACAGCCTATCCCGGAAGTGGCGATCAGCGGGGTCTCGTATTCGCACCAGGAAATTCCTGTTTATCCTGCCATGTCCAGGAGGCTGGGAGAACAAGGGGTCGTGATGTTGCGGATACTGATTTCTGAAACGGGCGTGCCTGAGTCCATTGAGATTGAAAGCAGCAGTGGTTCGGAGCGTCTCGACAAGGCTGCACTGGAGGCGACCAAGAAATCGAGGTTCAATCCATACAAGCGTAACAACAAGCCGATGAAGGTCTCCGTGATTGCGCCCGTCCGGTTCTCAATTGCGGATTAG
- a CDS encoding MotA/TolQ/ExbB proton channel family protein: MENAYEFNSLDFILDGGPVSILVAVVLVFMSVASWYLMVVKFYQALTIRSANREYSNSFWQASSIESALRHDSGETIVSRVANQAVDAAEHHQSHVGSNVEDACNKDEFIARAMRRQISAESERLDYGLTMLASVGSVAPFVGLFGTVWGIYHALASISQSGQATLDKVAGPVGEALIMTALGLAVAIPAVLAYNALVRRNRLILSEVEAFANDLHILLTTGAPLNPSSKTTAGVAAVRTGAKLKEVTA; this comes from the coding sequence ATGGAAAATGCATACGAATTTAACAGCTTGGATTTCATTTTGGACGGTGGCCCGGTTTCCATCCTGGTTGCAGTGGTGCTTGTCTTCATGTCGGTGGCAAGCTGGTATCTCATGGTGGTGAAGTTCTATCAGGCCTTGACCATTCGCAGCGCTAACCGGGAATACAGCAACAGTTTCTGGCAGGCATCCTCGATTGAGTCGGCATTGCGCCATGACAGCGGCGAGACCATTGTTTCCCGCGTCGCGAACCAGGCAGTGGATGCAGCCGAGCACCACCAGTCTCATGTCGGCAGCAACGTGGAAGATGCCTGCAACAAAGATGAATTCATTGCCCGTGCCATGCGCCGTCAGATTTCCGCTGAGAGCGAACGTCTTGATTATGGCTTGACCATGCTGGCATCGGTAGGCAGTGTCGCGCCTTTTGTCGGTTTGTTCGGTACGGTATGGGGTATTTACCATGCGTTGGCGAGTATTAGCCAAAGCGGGCAGGCGACTCTGGACAAGGTGGCCGGTCCGGTGGGTGAAGCCTTGATTATGACGGCTTTAGGCCTGGCGGTGGCGATTCCTGCCGTCTTGGCCTATAACGCGCTGGTGCGCCGCAATCGCCTGATTCTGAGCGAGGTCGAGGCTTTCGCTAATGACTTGCACATTTTGTTGACCACTGGCGCTCCATTGAATCCCAGCAGCAAGACCACGGCAGGCGTGGCCGCTGTCCGTACTGGAGCCAAGCTGAAAGAGGTGACAGCATGA